The Aeromicrobium yanjiei genome includes a region encoding these proteins:
- a CDS encoding ASCH domain-containing protein, with product MTADELDAFWSVARHQTRTNPVPGYLGTFSGEALVPPAWAFGATPEQADELIQLVLDGTKTATASAEWDYVHEDEQLPRVGDLAIVLDGSQHPRALIEVMRVDVVPFETVDAEHAHLEGEGDRSLEHWREVHRRFFTEHASHDRGFDPAMPVVLERFRVLYPR from the coding sequence ATGACTGCCGACGAGCTCGACGCGTTCTGGTCGGTGGCACGCCACCAGACCCGCACCAATCCCGTGCCCGGCTACCTGGGGACGTTCTCCGGCGAGGCGCTCGTCCCACCGGCCTGGGCCTTCGGCGCCACGCCTGAGCAGGCCGACGAGCTCATCCAGCTCGTGCTGGACGGCACCAAGACCGCCACGGCCAGCGCCGAGTGGGACTACGTCCACGAGGACGAGCAGCTGCCCCGCGTCGGTGACCTCGCGATCGTCCTCGACGGCTCGCAGCACCCCCGCGCGCTGATCGAGGTCATGCGGGTCGACGTGGTGCCGTTCGAGACGGTCGATGCCGAGCACGCGCACCTCGAGGGCGAGGGCGATCGTTCGCTCGAGCACTGGCGCGAGGTGCACCGACGCTTCTTCACCGAGCACGCGAGCCATGATCGCGGCTTCGACCCGGCCATGCCGGTCGTCCTCGAACGCTTCCGCGTCCTCTACCCGCGGTGA
- a CDS encoding pyridoxal phosphate-dependent decarboxylase family protein, with the protein MSTDDLLRRLQQLRAHDLPTHGGRTLAYVYDSGLADTDELGKQALAMYASTNGLDPTAFPSLLAMEKDLVAFARPLFHGTADTVGTVTSGGTESILLAVQAARDARPVAAPVMIVPTTIHAAFAKASHYFGVERVAVDVDPVTRRADPVAMAAAMDAHRDRVVLVAASAPSYAHGVVDPIEAIAAETSARGLRFHVDACIGGWVLPWAERLGHDIGPWDFRVPGVTSLSADLHKYAYTPKGVSLLLHATPDLRRPQFFASADWPGYTMLNATTQSTKSGGPLAAAWAVVHLIGDDGYLDLVRTTLAGTAALVAGVEEQPHVRLVTRPDSSLVTLETDTACDVFTLSDEMLAHGWFVQPQMSFRDMPASLHLTVCAATAPAVPEFLTALAESVDAAVAAGPIVVDEDLREAAVSIDPATLDDAAFDGLLSLAGLGSGTGEVTVPDRMAPVNALLDVAPPALREALLIAFLDRLSR; encoded by the coding sequence GTGTCGACTGACGACCTCCTGCGCCGGCTCCAGCAGCTGCGCGCCCACGACCTGCCCACCCACGGCGGACGCACCCTCGCGTACGTCTACGACTCGGGCCTCGCCGACACCGACGAGCTCGGCAAGCAGGCGCTGGCGATGTACGCCTCGACCAACGGCCTCGACCCCACCGCGTTCCCCAGCCTGCTCGCGATGGAGAAGGACCTCGTCGCGTTCGCGCGGCCCCTGTTCCACGGGACCGCGGACACCGTGGGGACCGTGACGTCAGGCGGGACCGAGTCGATCCTGCTGGCCGTGCAGGCGGCTCGCGACGCACGCCCGGTCGCCGCGCCGGTCATGATCGTGCCCACCACGATCCACGCGGCGTTCGCCAAGGCGTCCCACTACTTCGGGGTCGAGCGTGTCGCGGTCGACGTGGACCCGGTGACGAGGCGTGCAGACCCGGTCGCGATGGCCGCGGCGATGGACGCGCACCGCGACCGGGTCGTGCTCGTGGCCGCGTCCGCACCGTCGTACGCCCACGGGGTCGTCGACCCGATCGAGGCGATCGCCGCCGAGACATCCGCACGAGGTCTGCGCTTCCACGTCGACGCGTGCATCGGGGGCTGGGTGCTGCCGTGGGCCGAGAGGCTCGGGCACGACATCGGGCCGTGGGACTTCCGGGTGCCGGGCGTGACGAGCCTGTCCGCGGACCTCCACAAGTACGCGTACACCCCGAAGGGCGTCTCGCTGCTCCTGCACGCGACGCCGGACCTGCGACGTCCGCAGTTCTTCGCCAGCGCCGACTGGCCCGGCTACACGATGCTCAACGCCACGACGCAGTCGACCAAGTCCGGAGGACCGCTCGCCGCCGCCTGGGCGGTCGTGCACCTGATCGGCGACGACGGCTATCTCGACCTGGTCCGCACGACCCTCGCCGGGACCGCAGCCCTCGTCGCCGGGGTCGAGGAGCAGCCGCACGTACGCCTGGTGACCCGGCCCGACTCGTCCCTGGTGACGCTCGAGACCGACACCGCGTGCGACGTCTTCACGCTCAGCGACGAGATGCTCGCCCACGGCTGGTTCGTGCAGCCGCAGATGTCGTTCCGCGACATGCCCGCGTCGCTGCACCTGACGGTGTGCGCCGCGACCGCACCGGCCGTGCCCGAGTTCTTGACCGCCCTGGCCGAGTCCGTGGACGCGGCGGTGGCCGCCGGGCCGATCGTGGTCGACGAGGATCTGCGCGAGGCCGCGGTGTCGATCGATCCGGCGACGCTGGACGACGCCGCGTTCGACGGCCTCCTGTCGCTGGCCGGTCTCGGCTCGGGGACCGGTGAGGTCACCGTCCCGGACCGGATGGCCCCGGTCAACGCGCTCCTCGACGTGGCTCCCCCGGCACTGCGGGAGGCGCTGCTGATCGCCTTCCTCGACCGGCTCTCGCGCTAG
- a CDS encoding MFS transporter translates to MAEALAAGTRRGYALGSVATGTFGTVPGLLLLPYLTDSLGIAAVVAGFIVFVPKAWDVLLNPVVGRLSDRSTSPGGRRRPFLLRGGLALAVCFALLFAGPTGPTFLAGAWVVFWFLACATAYAFFQVPYVAMPAEMTLDYAERTRLMTWRVIVLALAILLSGATAPMVVNAFGGEETATGYRFMGVYVAAILTVGVVGAWRGTRDAPEHRVETAGGSLRDQLRLVGASHDFRALLTTFVLQAVGVGAMLAGVAYVADDLLDSSAAATILFAAFVAPALLVTPLWERYADRRGKRSGYLISSAFLVVGAALLIVARQDLEAVVYAAAALVGIGYAGAQVFPMAMLPDVAAHDARTSGENRIGVFTGVWTAGETLGLAIGPGLFALILAIGGYVSSTDHTADQPDSALTAIAIGFSLVPAVLIAASVLFLRRYALDSTRTTTHPEGDRVD, encoded by the coding sequence ATGGCTGAGGCGCTGGCAGCGGGCACCCGCCGCGGGTACGCCCTCGGCAGCGTCGCGACCGGCACGTTCGGCACCGTGCCGGGCCTGCTGCTGCTGCCCTACCTGACGGACTCGCTCGGGATCGCCGCGGTGGTCGCCGGCTTCATCGTCTTCGTCCCCAAGGCCTGGGACGTCCTGCTCAACCCTGTCGTGGGACGCCTCAGCGACCGCTCCACCTCGCCCGGCGGGCGCCGGCGTCCGTTCCTGCTCCGGGGCGGACTGGCCCTCGCGGTCTGCTTCGCGCTGCTGTTCGCCGGGCCCACCGGCCCGACCTTCCTCGCAGGCGCCTGGGTGGTCTTCTGGTTCCTCGCGTGCGCCACGGCGTACGCGTTCTTCCAGGTCCCCTACGTCGCGATGCCCGCGGAGATGACGCTCGACTACGCCGAGCGGACCCGCTTGATGACGTGGCGGGTCATCGTCCTGGCCCTCGCGATCCTGCTGTCGGGGGCCACGGCCCCCATGGTCGTCAACGCCTTCGGCGGCGAGGAGACCGCCACGGGCTACCGGTTCATGGGCGTGTACGTCGCCGCGATCCTGACGGTCGGGGTGGTCGGCGCGTGGCGCGGCACCCGGGACGCGCCCGAGCACCGGGTCGAGACCGCAGGTGGCTCGCTGCGCGACCAGCTGCGCCTCGTCGGGGCGTCCCACGACTTCCGGGCCCTGCTCACCACGTTCGTGCTGCAGGCCGTGGGTGTCGGGGCGATGCTCGCGGGCGTCGCGTACGTCGCGGACGACCTGCTCGACTCCTCGGCCGCGGCGACGATCCTGTTCGCCGCCTTCGTCGCGCCCGCGCTGCTCGTGACGCCGCTGTGGGAGCGGTACGCGGATCGACGCGGCAAGCGCTCGGGCTACCTGATCTCCTCGGCGTTCCTCGTGGTCGGCGCCGCGCTGCTGATCGTCGCCCGCCAGGACCTCGAGGCGGTGGTGTACGCCGCCGCGGCCCTGGTCGGGATCGGCTACGCGGGCGCCCAGGTCTTCCCGATGGCGATGCTGCCCGACGTCGCGGCGCACGACGCGCGCACGTCCGGCGAGAACCGCATCGGCGTCTTCACCGGGGTCTGGACCGCGGGCGAGACCCTGGGCCTCGCGATCGGTCCGGGCCTCTTCGCGCTGATCCTCGCGATCGGCGGCTACGTCTCCTCGACCGACCACACCGCCGACCAGCCCGACAGCGCCCTGACCGCGATCGCGATCGGCTTCTCGCTGGTGCCGGCCGTTCTGATCGCCGCCAGCGTGCTGTTCCTGCGGCGGTACGCACTCGACTCCACCCGGACGACGACTCACCCGGAAGGCGACCGTGTCGACTGA
- a CDS encoding alpha,alpha-trehalose-phosphate synthase (UDP-forming), giving the protein MTDGSADFVVIANRLPVDRVSAPDGSTMWRTSPGGLVTALEPVMKRNGGAWIGWHGAADEKVKPFEHNGMHLEPVPLSEQEVAEYYEGFSNSTLWPLYHDVVAPPEFHREWWESYVRVNRRFAERAAKVARENAVVWVQDYQLQLVPAMLRELRPDLRIGFFLHIPFPPTELFQQLPWRREILEGLLGADLVGFQMPGAAQNFVRLVRQRVGHKTHRDMIYLPDGRTVLAKAYPISIDAAGFEELARTPEVIARAAEIRESLGNPRTMLLGIDRLDYTKGLRQRLRAFGELIQEGSLHPDDAVFVQVATPSRERVQQYKLLRDDINRLVGRINGDVARIGQQPVTYLHASYPRAEMAALYRAADVMVVTPLRDGMNLVAKEYIACRYDERGALVLSEFAGAASELKQAYQVNPHDINGMKSMMLAAINASPRENARRMKAMRKQVMENDIELWANNFLEELTATRDPHEKNPRPI; this is encoded by the coding sequence ATGACCGACGGCTCCGCAGACTTCGTGGTCATTGCCAACCGCCTCCCTGTCGACCGGGTGTCCGCACCCGACGGCTCGACGATGTGGCGCACCTCCCCCGGTGGCCTCGTCACGGCGCTCGAGCCCGTGATGAAGCGCAACGGAGGGGCGTGGATCGGCTGGCACGGCGCGGCCGACGAGAAGGTCAAGCCCTTCGAGCACAACGGCATGCACCTCGAGCCGGTCCCGCTGTCGGAGCAGGAGGTCGCCGAGTACTACGAGGGCTTCTCCAACTCGACGCTCTGGCCGCTGTACCACGACGTCGTGGCGCCCCCGGAGTTCCACCGCGAGTGGTGGGAGTCCTACGTCCGGGTCAACCGCCGCTTCGCCGAGCGGGCCGCGAAGGTCGCCCGCGAGAACGCCGTCGTGTGGGTGCAGGACTACCAGCTGCAGCTCGTCCCGGCGATGCTGCGCGAGCTGCGGCCCGATCTGCGGATCGGCTTCTTCCTGCACATCCCGTTCCCTCCCACCGAGCTCTTCCAGCAGCTGCCCTGGCGTCGCGAGATCCTCGAGGGCCTGCTCGGCGCGGACCTCGTCGGCTTCCAGATGCCCGGTGCCGCGCAGAACTTCGTCCGCCTCGTGCGCCAGCGGGTCGGGCACAAGACCCACCGCGACATGATCTACCTGCCGGACGGTCGCACGGTGCTCGCGAAGGCGTACCCCATCTCGATCGACGCGGCCGGCTTCGAGGAGCTCGCTCGCACGCCCGAGGTCATCGCCCGCGCCGCGGAGATCCGCGAGAGCCTCGGCAATCCCCGCACGATGCTGCTGGGCATCGACCGCCTCGACTACACCAAGGGCCTGCGGCAGCGGCTCCGCGCGTTCGGCGAGCTCATCCAGGAGGGCTCGCTGCACCCCGACGACGCGGTGTTCGTGCAGGTCGCGACCCCCTCGCGCGAGCGCGTGCAGCAGTACAAGCTCCTGCGCGACGACATCAACCGCCTCGTGGGCCGCATCAACGGCGACGTCGCCCGCATCGGCCAGCAGCCGGTCACCTATCTCCACGCGTCCTATCCCCGGGCCGAGATGGCAGCGCTCTACCGGGCGGCCGACGTCATGGTCGTCACGCCCCTGCGCGACGGCATGAACCTGGTCGCCAAGGAGTACATCGCGTGCCGCTACGACGAGCGGGGCGCCCTCGTGCTGAGCGAGTTCGCCGGCGCCGCCTCGGAGCTCAAGCAGGCCTACCAGGTCAACCCGCACGACATCAACGGCATGAAGAGCATGATGCTCGCGGCGATCAACGCGAGCCCGCGCGAGAACGCGCGCCGCATGAAGGCGATGCGCAAGCAGGTCATGGAGAACGACATCGAGCTGTGGGCCAACAACTTCCTCGAGGAGCTCACCGCGACCCGCGACCCCCACGAGAAGAACCCGCGCCCGATCTGA
- a CDS encoding Gfo/Idh/MocA family protein codes for MTTRWGILATGAIATSFATDLALVPDNELVAVGSRRREAATAFAERFGATRAHGSYEELAADPDVDVVYVATPHSRHVEDVLMCLEAGKAVLCEKALTLNGRDSAALVAEARERGLFFAEAMWMRTHPVIRRVKELVADGSIGTVSQVRAELSFAAPADNDRLWDPALGASALLDVGIYPLTFAHLVLGEPVSIAAGGVLSDRGIDVNGGAVLTYASGAVASISWTQLAWGDNRASVAGDAGRIELPGRFHHPSGLTLVRGEEEVTVSEPVTGRGYAHEIEEVAACLRDGRTESDLLPLDETVSIQRQMDEILSQLGVAER; via the coding sequence ATGACCACTCGATGGGGGATCCTGGCCACCGGCGCGATCGCCACCAGCTTCGCGACCGACCTGGCGCTCGTCCCAGACAACGAGCTCGTCGCGGTGGGCTCACGCCGGCGTGAGGCCGCGACCGCGTTCGCCGAGCGATTCGGGGCCACCCGGGCACACGGCTCGTACGAGGAGCTGGCCGCCGATCCGGACGTCGACGTCGTCTACGTCGCGACGCCCCACTCCCGTCACGTCGAGGACGTGCTCATGTGCCTCGAGGCCGGCAAGGCCGTGCTGTGCGAGAAGGCCCTGACCCTCAACGGACGTGACTCCGCGGCGCTGGTCGCCGAGGCGCGCGAGCGCGGCCTGTTCTTCGCCGAGGCCATGTGGATGCGCACCCACCCGGTCATCCGTCGTGTCAAGGAGCTGGTCGCCGACGGCTCGATCGGTACGGTCTCGCAGGTGCGTGCCGAGCTCAGCTTCGCCGCACCCGCCGACAACGACCGCCTCTGGGACCCCGCCCTCGGCGCGAGCGCGCTGCTCGACGTCGGGATCTATCCGCTGACCTTCGCCCACCTGGTCCTCGGCGAGCCCGTCTCGATAGCCGCAGGAGGCGTGCTGTCCGACCGCGGCATCGACGTCAACGGCGGGGCGGTGCTCACGTACGCCTCGGGGGCCGTGGCCAGCATCTCGTGGACCCAGCTCGCGTGGGGCGACAACCGGGCCAGCGTCGCGGGCGACGCGGGCCGCATCGAGCTGCCCGGGCGGTTCCACCACCCGTCCGGTCTCACGCTCGTCCGTGGCGAGGAGGAGGTCACGGTCTCCGAGCCCGTCACGGGCCGCGGCTACGCCCACGAGATCGAGGAGGTCGCGGCGTGCCTGCGCGACGGCCGGACCGAGTCCGATCTGCTCCCGCTCGACGAGACCGTGTCGATCCAGCGCCAGATGGACGAGATCTTGTCCCAGCTCGGCGTCGCCGAGCGGTGA
- a CDS encoding DUF3263 domain-containing protein, producing the protein MSAVEKSNAAGTSTAETLSDRDREILALERLWWQYAGAKEQAIRDKFDMSATRYYQVLNALIDREDALAFDPLLVKRLRRLRAQRQRSRSARRLGIDL; encoded by the coding sequence ATGAGCGCCGTGGAGAAGTCGAACGCCGCCGGCACGTCGACCGCCGAGACGTTGTCCGACCGCGACCGGGAGATCCTGGCGCTCGAGCGACTGTGGTGGCAGTACGCCGGCGCCAAGGAGCAGGCGATCCGCGACAAGTTCGACATGTCCGCGACCCGCTACTACCAGGTCCTCAACGCGCTGATCGACCGGGAGGACGCCCTCGCGTTCGACCCGCTGCTGGTCAAGCGCCTGCGTCGTCTCCGCGCTCAGCGTCAGCGCAGCCGCTCGGCCAGGCGCCTCGGCATCGATCTCTGA
- a CDS encoding LytR C-terminal domain-containing protein, which produces MAHRKNVPTRKAYVPRGWSILLTVMLCIGGAGWLGLLIVGDSDDPVASPTTPSISVPPDSSGSATEPTPKPTKSTKTTEPTPSAAPTESAPAVRRDAPVSVLNNSGIGGAAAAFSAKVTAAGWSLGGIGNWTGSIPANTVYYPPGLKAQAEQLGQDVGIERILPSVAPMRMDRLTIILSGPQ; this is translated from the coding sequence GTGGCGCACCGCAAGAACGTCCCGACTCGCAAGGCATACGTGCCGAGGGGATGGTCCATCCTCCTGACCGTGATGCTGTGCATCGGCGGCGCCGGCTGGCTCGGGCTGCTGATCGTGGGCGATTCCGACGACCCCGTCGCCTCGCCGACCACACCGTCGATCTCCGTGCCCCCCGACTCCTCGGGGTCCGCCACCGAGCCGACGCCCAAGCCGACCAAGAGCACGAAGACCACCGAGCCCACGCCCAGTGCGGCGCCCACCGAGAGCGCGCCCGCGGTCCGGCGTGACGCGCCCGTGTCGGTGCTCAACAACTCCGGCATCGGGGGAGCGGCCGCGGCGTTCTCGGCCAAGGTGACCGCGGCGGGCTGGTCCCTCGGCGGCATCGGCAACTGGACCGGGTCGATCCCGGCGAACACCGTGTACTACCCGCCGGGTCTGAAGGCGCAGGCCGAGCAGCTCGGCCAGGACGTCGGGATCGAGCGCATCCTGCCCAGCGTGGCACCCATGAGGATGGACCGGCTGACGATCATCTTGTCGGGCCCGCAATGA
- the otsB gene encoding trehalose-phosphatase produces MSSSTRAAVLADPRHTLLAVDFDGTLAHIVEDPTRAYAHPRSVAALARLGTVLGQIAIVTGRPVPQALELGGFEGRAGLEHLVIYGQYGAERWDAENGETTRPDRPDAIRRLADVLPSWLAERGAGDARLEDKGLAIAIHTRGIGEGLLDSLAAPLAELAAELGLAVEPGRQVIELRAPGHDKGDALRLLVEGLDARQVIFAGDDLGDLPAYAAVESLRERGVGGLLICSASTEQDALVARADVVLDGPDAVADWLEQLADDLHV; encoded by the coding sequence ATGAGCTCGTCCACCCGCGCCGCCGTCCTGGCCGATCCGCGCCACACCCTGCTGGCCGTCGACTTCGACGGGACGCTCGCCCACATCGTCGAGGACCCTACCCGCGCGTACGCCCATCCGCGGTCGGTCGCGGCGCTCGCGAGGCTCGGGACGGTGCTCGGCCAGATCGCGATCGTGACCGGCCGCCCCGTGCCGCAGGCGCTCGAGCTCGGCGGCTTCGAAGGTCGTGCAGGGCTGGAGCACCTCGTGATCTACGGGCAGTACGGCGCCGAGCGCTGGGACGCCGAGAACGGCGAGACGACCCGGCCCGACCGGCCGGACGCGATCCGACGTCTCGCGGACGTCCTGCCGTCCTGGCTCGCCGAGCGCGGGGCGGGTGACGCCCGGCTGGAGGACAAGGGGCTCGCGATCGCGATCCACACGCGCGGCATCGGCGAGGGCCTGCTGGACTCCCTCGCGGCCCCCCTCGCCGAGCTCGCCGCCGAGCTGGGGCTCGCGGTCGAGCCGGGTCGCCAGGTGATCGAGCTGCGTGCCCCGGGCCACGACAAGGGTGACGCGCTGCGCCTGCTGGTCGAGGGCCTGGACGCCCGCCAGGTGATCTTCGCGGGCGACGACCTCGGCGACCTGCCGGCGTACGCCGCGGTCGAGTCGCTGCGTGAGCGGGGGGTCGGGGGCCTCCTGATCTGCTCCGCCTCGACCGAGCAGGACGCCCTGGTGGCGCGCGCCGACGTCGTCCTCGACGGCCCCGACGCCGTCGCGGACTGGCTCGAGCAGCTCGCCGACGACCTCCACGTCTGA
- the thrC gene encoding threonine synthase, with the protein MTAQSSTQAATRPVVREGAFGHATGLACRECGATQELGPHYVCSECFGPLEIVYDFPAVTREQIEAGPANIWRYKALLPVPDDIETSPNLEPGFTRLLRADNLAAELGLSRLWVKDDSTNPTNSFKDRVVACALSAARELGSKVFACPSTGNLANAVAAAGARAGIKTVVFIPSNLETPKKVNSAIYTENLVAVDGNYDDVNKLASEIAGEEDGWAFVNVNVRPFYAEGSKTLGYEIAEQLGWRLPDQIVIPVASGSQLTKVHKAFRELVKLGLVEDKPVKIYGAQATGCSPVSEAFRQGWDAIKPVRPDTIAKSLAIGNPADGIYVLDICRETGGAVADISDDEVRDAIVLLARTEGIFTETAGGTTVGVLKKLVESGVLDPELETVVINTGHGLKTLDAVTDLVGPAATIAPTYQAFVDADIV; encoded by the coding sequence ATCACCGCCCAGAGCTCGACCCAGGCCGCCACCCGTCCCGTCGTCCGTGAAGGGGCCTTCGGTCACGCGACCGGCCTGGCCTGTCGCGAGTGCGGCGCCACGCAGGAGCTCGGCCCGCACTACGTGTGCAGCGAGTGCTTCGGCCCGCTCGAGATCGTGTACGACTTCCCGGCCGTGACCCGCGAGCAGATCGAGGCCGGACCGGCCAACATCTGGCGCTACAAGGCGCTGCTGCCTGTCCCGGACGACATCGAGACGAGCCCCAACCTCGAGCCCGGCTTCACGCGGCTCCTGCGGGCCGACAACCTCGCGGCCGAGCTGGGCCTGTCACGGCTGTGGGTCAAGGACGACAGCACCAACCCGACCAACTCGTTCAAGGACCGTGTCGTCGCCTGTGCGCTCAGCGCGGCCCGCGAGCTCGGCAGCAAGGTGTTCGCCTGCCCGTCGACCGGCAACCTGGCCAACGCGGTGGCCGCGGCCGGGGCACGGGCCGGCATCAAGACCGTCGTGTTCATCCCCAGCAACCTGGAGACCCCCAAGAAGGTCAACTCGGCGATCTACACCGAGAACCTCGTCGCGGTCGACGGCAACTACGACGACGTCAACAAGCTCGCGAGCGAGATCGCGGGCGAGGAGGACGGCTGGGCCTTCGTCAACGTCAACGTCCGCCCGTTCTACGCCGAGGGGTCCAAGACGCTCGGCTACGAGATCGCCGAGCAGCTCGGCTGGCGGCTCCCGGACCAGATCGTGATCCCGGTCGCCTCGGGCTCGCAGCTGACCAAGGTCCACAAGGCGTTCCGCGAGCTCGTGAAGCTGGGCCTGGTCGAGGACAAGCCGGTCAAGATCTACGGCGCCCAGGCCACGGGCTGCTCGCCGGTGTCGGAGGCGTTCCGTCAGGGCTGGGACGCGATCAAGCCCGTGCGCCCCGACACGATCGCCAAGTCGCTCGCGATCGGCAACCCGGCCGACGGCATCTACGTGCTCGACATCTGCCGTGAGACCGGCGGAGCCGTCGCCGACATCTCCGACGACGAGGTGCGTGACGCGATCGTCCTGCTCGCCCGCACCGAGGGCATCTTCACCGAGACCGCCGGCGGCACGACCGTCGGCGTGCTGAAGAAGCTCGTCGAGAGCGGGGTGCTCGACCCCGAGCTCGAGACCGTCGTCATCAACACGGGGCACGGCCTCAAGACGCTCGACGCCGTCACGGACCTCGTGGGTCCCGCCGCCACGATCGCCCCCACCTACCAAGCCTTCGTCGACGCCGACATCGTCTGA
- a CDS encoding MoaD/ThiS family protein, which produces MSVAVRIPTILRAYTQDQSQVTAEGGTLTDVIESLESSFPGIKARVVDEQGKLRRFVNIYVAEEDVRFSQGLDTPTPDGSQVSIIPAVAGGC; this is translated from the coding sequence ATGTCAGTTGCAGTTCGCATCCCCACGATCCTGCGCGCGTACACGCAGGACCAGTCCCAGGTCACCGCCGAGGGAGGAACCCTCACCGACGTCATCGAGTCGCTGGAGTCCAGCTTCCCGGGGATCAAGGCGCGTGTCGTCGACGAGCAGGGCAAGCTGCGCCGCTTCGTCAACATCTACGTCGCGGAGGAGGACGTCCGGTTCTCGCAGGGCCTGGACACCCCCACGCCCGACGGCTCCCAGGTCTCGATCATCCCTGCCGTCGCCGGGGGTTGCTGA
- a CDS encoding cold-shock protein — protein sequence MVHGTVKWFNADKGYGFIEVEGQDDVFVHWSKIASDGYKTLEDGQKVEFEVVDGPKGREAHEVVSH from the coding sequence ATGGTGCATGGCACCGTCAAGTGGTTCAACGCTGACAAGGGCTACGGGTTCATCGAGGTGGAGGGCCAGGACGATGTCTTCGTCCATTGGTCCAAGATCGCGTCCGACGGCTACAAGACGCTCGAGGACGGCCAGAAGGTCGAGTTCGAGGTGGTCGACGGGCCCAAGGGCCGCGAGGCCCACGAGGTCGTCAGCCACTAG